In Kangiella koreensis DSM 16069, a single window of DNA contains:
- the acnA gene encoding aconitate hydratase AcnA, with product MSNIAQDSKQQLKVGGENFDVWSLAALDQKGHGIKKLPFSIRILLENALRNHDGLGVTDEHIETLLGWEPMPKQEEVPFKPARVLMQDFTGVPAVVDLASLRQEASRHGVDAKKINPLIPVDLVVDHSVQVDFFGSKTSLEQNIDMEYERNRERYQFLKWAQTAFNNFTVVPPGMGICHQVNLEYLAQGVVERDGALFPDTLVGTDSHTPMVNGIGVLAWGVGGIEAEASILGQPIYFLMPEVVGLKLTGNLPLGTTATDLVLTITELLRKHGVVGKFVEVFGDGLDGLAVTDRATISNMSPEFGCTVTYFPIDNRTLDYMRDTNRDESVIKRVETYCKNNMLWRADEDQIRYSSVVELDLSSVVPTVSGPKRPQDKIEVTNLKTQFQSLMELNYGRKYQLLEDRSTADNKKGLIKTVDVPGEDYQLHDGSIAIAAITSCTNTSNPSVMLGAGLVAKKANDLGLKVKPWVKTSLAPGSKVVTDYLEHSGLMDDLEALNFFLVGYGCTSCIGNSGPLPDPVAKAVKENDLIVSSVLSGNRNFEARVHPDVKMNFLMSPMLVVIYALAGRVDIDFKSEPVTYTVDDKPVYFKDLWPSNEEIGAVMSEVLTPADYAKSYGEIFEGNEQWRNMEVSKDKVYQWDDKSTYIKQAPFFQGLKPEIEQPGNIEGARVLLKLGDSITTDHISPAGGFSENSPAGQYLTEKGVEKRLFNSYGSRRGNDEVMVRGTFANVRIKNQLVDKEGGYTRFIPTGETMTVYDAATRYHESNTPLVVLAGKEYGSGSSRDWAAKGTTLLGIKAVIAESYERIHRSNLVGMGVLPLQFKPGEDAETLGLRGDETFNILGLDKGISTGQTVQVEAVANDESDKVIKFEAVSRLDSRVELEYYKNGGILHYVLRQFINQA from the coding sequence ATGAGCAACATAGCACAAGATAGTAAGCAGCAACTCAAAGTAGGTGGTGAAAACTTTGATGTATGGAGTTTGGCTGCTTTGGACCAGAAAGGTCATGGCATCAAAAAACTTCCTTTCTCAATCCGAATTCTTTTAGAAAACGCCTTACGTAATCACGACGGTTTGGGCGTTACCGATGAACATATTGAAACCTTACTCGGCTGGGAACCGATGCCGAAGCAGGAAGAGGTTCCTTTTAAGCCTGCGCGCGTGCTGATGCAAGATTTTACTGGTGTGCCGGCGGTAGTCGACTTGGCATCCTTACGTCAGGAAGCCAGTCGTCATGGTGTCGATGCCAAGAAAATCAATCCGCTGATTCCGGTGGATCTGGTAGTGGATCATTCGGTTCAGGTTGACTTCTTCGGCAGCAAAACCTCGCTCGAACAGAATATTGATATGGAATATGAGCGAAACCGTGAGCGTTATCAATTCCTCAAGTGGGCACAAACAGCGTTTAATAACTTTACAGTAGTGCCTCCGGGCATGGGGATTTGCCACCAGGTAAACCTTGAGTATCTAGCGCAAGGCGTGGTTGAGCGTGATGGCGCTTTATTTCCGGATACTTTGGTCGGTACTGATTCGCACACGCCTATGGTGAACGGGATTGGCGTATTGGCCTGGGGTGTTGGCGGTATCGAGGCTGAAGCTTCGATTCTAGGACAGCCGATTTATTTTCTGATGCCAGAAGTGGTTGGCTTGAAGCTCACTGGTAATTTGCCATTGGGAACAACTGCTACTGACCTGGTGTTAACCATTACCGAATTGCTGCGTAAGCATGGTGTGGTTGGCAAGTTTGTAGAAGTATTCGGTGATGGTTTGGATGGGCTGGCAGTCACTGACCGCGCAACCATTTCCAATATGTCGCCAGAGTTTGGTTGTACCGTGACTTATTTCCCGATTGATAATCGCACCTTGGATTACATGCGTGACACCAATCGCGATGAATCAGTGATTAAGCGCGTTGAAACCTATTGCAAAAATAATATGCTATGGCGTGCTGATGAAGATCAGATCCGATACAGCAGTGTGGTTGAGTTGGATTTGAGTTCTGTGGTGCCAACCGTGTCTGGTCCGAAACGTCCGCAAGATAAAATTGAAGTGACCAATTTAAAAACTCAGTTCCAGTCTTTGATGGAGCTGAATTATGGTCGTAAGTATCAATTGCTGGAAGACCGCTCTACTGCGGATAACAAAAAAGGTTTGATTAAAACGGTTGATGTACCGGGTGAAGATTATCAGTTGCACGATGGTTCGATTGCGATTGCGGCCATTACCTCCTGTACCAACACCTCAAACCCCAGCGTCATGTTAGGCGCCGGTCTGGTCGCGAAAAAAGCCAATGACTTAGGTTTGAAAGTGAAGCCATGGGTTAAAACCTCATTAGCACCTGGCTCGAAAGTGGTAACAGATTATCTGGAACATTCGGGGCTAATGGATGATCTGGAAGCGCTTAACTTCTTCCTGGTGGGTTATGGCTGTACTTCCTGTATCGGTAATTCAGGACCGCTACCAGACCCTGTTGCTAAAGCGGTGAAAGAGAATGACCTGATCGTGTCATCGGTATTATCGGGTAACCGTAACTTCGAGGCTCGAGTCCATCCTGATGTCAAAATGAATTTCTTGATGTCGCCCATGCTGGTGGTTATTTACGCGCTAGCCGGACGAGTGGATATTGATTTCAAGAGTGAACCGGTAACTTATACCGTTGATGATAAGCCGGTTTACTTTAAGGATTTATGGCCATCCAATGAAGAAATCGGCGCAGTGATGAGTGAAGTATTAACGCCCGCCGATTATGCAAAAAGTTATGGCGAGATTTTCGAGGGTAACGAGCAATGGCGCAATATGGAAGTTTCAAAAGATAAGGTTTATCAATGGGATGATAAATCAACTTACATCAAGCAGGCGCCATTCTTCCAGGGCTTAAAACCTGAAATTGAGCAGCCCGGTAATATTGAAGGAGCAAGAGTGCTGCTTAAATTGGGCGATTCAATTACCACTGACCATATTTCACCAGCGGGCGGCTTTTCTGAAAACTCACCTGCCGGTCAATATCTCACGGAGAAGGGCGTTGAAAAACGACTGTTCAATTCTTACGGTTCGCGCCGTGGTAATGATGAAGTGATGGTGCGTGGTACTTTTGCGAACGTGCGCATCAAAAATCAGTTGGTGGATAAAGAAGGTGGTTATACGCGCTTTATTCCAACCGGCGAAACGATGACAGTGTATGACGCAGCGACAAGGTACCATGAATCGAATACGCCATTAGTGGTGCTGGCCGGTAAAGAATACGGTAGTGGCTCATCACGTGACTGGGCAGCAAAAGGTACAACCCTGCTGGGTATTAAAGCGGTTATCGCAGAAAGCTACGAGCGTATCCACCGAAGCAACCTGGTGGGCATGGGTGTGCTTCCTCTGCAGTTTAAACCAGGAGAAGACGCCGAGACTTTAGGCTTACGTGGTGATGAAACTTTCAATATTCTAGGCTTGGATAAAGGTATCTCTACCGGACAAACCGTTCAGGTAGAAGCTGTCGCCAATGACGAATCCGATAAAGTTATCAAGTTTGAAGCGGTTTCGCGACTCGACTCTCGCGTAGAGCTTGAATACTACAAAAATGGCGGTATTTTGCATTACGTGTTACGTCAGTTTATTAATCAGGCTTAA
- a CDS encoding MFS transporter, with the protein MNYLQFVKSNKYLLLFGFLCVFLGNLGQTFFISLFNKDLIANLLLEKDNLSLVYSVATLISGFTLFFVGAKIDDIPVKKFTTLVVIGLVAACVVFASSTNLWMLFIAYLGIRLCGQGLMTHIAVTTLMRYMPNHRGKAVSLALQGMGAGEIVLPIMAVHLLLNYGHTSSWHLYALVSSLVMFPLMMLCLHKAKLEPIKRDTEGVHELAENNDWTRKQVMADWRFWLILPAIIAPAFLITGIFFHQTLLVDSKGWQIEWLSVTLAIYGVIHVVGALLTGPLVDASHPRKFLRWYLLPLILGVACLWYGQTDWWLMAFMILAGMTVAANGPVVNSFYAEVFGNTHLGAIRALVSAVMIISTGIAPYLFSLFDDINHFLAFAFAYGVVCIVLIQKRILAEKP; encoded by the coding sequence ATGAATTATCTTCAGTTTGTTAAATCCAACAAATATTTACTGTTATTCGGTTTTCTCTGTGTCTTTTTAGGCAACCTTGGGCAGACCTTCTTTATTTCCTTGTTTAATAAGGATTTGATCGCTAACTTATTGTTAGAGAAAGATAATCTGAGCCTAGTCTATTCGGTTGCAACCTTGATAAGCGGTTTTACACTGTTTTTTGTCGGCGCCAAGATTGATGATATTCCAGTGAAGAAATTCACTACTTTGGTGGTGATTGGCTTGGTGGCTGCCTGCGTAGTCTTTGCCAGTAGCACCAATTTATGGATGTTATTTATTGCTTACCTGGGCATTCGACTCTGCGGACAAGGGCTTATGACCCATATTGCAGTCACTACTTTGATGCGCTACATGCCGAATCATCGTGGTAAGGCCGTGAGTTTAGCGCTACAGGGCATGGGTGCCGGTGAAATTGTGTTGCCGATTATGGCGGTGCATTTATTACTCAATTATGGGCATACCAGTAGCTGGCATCTTTATGCCTTAGTGAGTAGCCTGGTGATGTTTCCGTTGATGATGCTTTGTTTACACAAAGCAAAGCTAGAGCCCATTAAGCGTGATACTGAGGGTGTACATGAGTTAGCAGAAAATAATGACTGGACTCGCAAGCAGGTGATGGCTGATTGGCGTTTCTGGTTAATTTTGCCCGCTATTATTGCCCCAGCTTTTTTAATTACTGGGATATTTTTTCATCAGACATTATTAGTTGATAGTAAGGGTTGGCAGATTGAATGGCTATCCGTTACTTTGGCAATCTATGGTGTCATTCATGTAGTTGGTGCCTTGTTGACTGGGCCTTTGGTTGATGCCAGTCATCCACGCAAGTTTTTACGTTGGTATTTGTTGCCATTAATTTTGGGCGTTGCCTGCTTATGGTACGGTCAAACTGATTGGTGGCTGATGGCCTTTATGATTTTAGCGGGGATGACCGTTGCGGCTAACGGACCCGTTGTTAACTCTTTCTATGCCGAAGTGTTTGGTAATACGCATTTAGGCGCCATCCGAGCATTGGTCTCTGCCGTTATGATTATCTCAACGGGCATTGCGCCGTATCTGTTCTCGTTATTTGACGATATTAATCACTTCCTGGCGTTTGCGTTTGCTTATGGTGTTGTTTGTATTGTCTTAATACAAAAACGAATACTGGCTGAGAAGCCATAA
- a CDS encoding GIY-YIG nuclease family protein — protein MENNYYVYIMTTKRNGALYVGVTSDLIKRVWQHKNNVVESFTQKYRVHQLVYYEQCDSIETALNREKRLKEWKRQWKVDLIESKNPYWNDLYPKIT, from the coding sequence ATGGAAAATAATTATTACGTTTACATTATGACGACTAAACGAAATGGCGCTTTATATGTTGGAGTGACTTCAGACTTGATTAAGCGAGTTTGGCAGCATAAGAATAATGTTGTAGAAAGTTTTACTCAAAAGTATCGGGTTCATCAGTTAGTTTATTATGAGCAATGTGACTCTATTGAAACTGCGCTTAATCGAGAGAAAAGACTCAAGGAATGGAAACGACAATGGAAGGTCGATTTAATTGAATCAAAGAATCCCTACTGGAATGATCTTTATCCAAAAATAACTTAA
- a CDS encoding MFS transporter: protein MTESSKAQSNSNETASTLEAVYQSLTSEDDGRVCKDIPEAACRHQPQNVVTHVISLTSTKVADGLIDPKLILSWLLSVLGASSFMVGLLVPIREAGALLPQLFTAGALRSMPQRKWAWVVGSFVQGACAIGMALSALFLAPDFAGWSILGLLAVLAVARSVCSVSYKDVLGKTVSKSMRGRTTGLAASIAAGAVIAYALLLSSGWLERQILVLGGLLVAGALWIFASVMFTSLAEEKGATEGGGNPLTVARENLSLLVRDKQLVRFIAVRGLLIATALAPPFMVTLGGESGVANGLSGLGSLVLASALASLLSSYVWGHLSDQSSRRVLIYSGLFAALALAMTAIFDWQNVLREFIVLPALLFILMIAYHGVRLGRSTHLVDMADADNRAAYTALSNTIIGLLLLAGAVFSVIAEYFGLRAVMIVMTIMCLLSSWIAVGLQEVQQEK from the coding sequence ATGACTGAGTCATCAAAAGCTCAATCAAACTCAAATGAAACCGCCTCCACTCTGGAGGCGGTTTATCAATCCCTCACCTCAGAAGACGATGGTCGGGTCTGTAAAGACATTCCCGAGGCAGCTTGTCGTCATCAACCCCAAAACGTTGTTACTCATGTCATTTCGCTAACCTCCACAAAGGTAGCGGATGGTTTGATTGATCCGAAACTGATCTTGAGTTGGTTGCTGTCGGTTTTAGGGGCTTCCTCTTTTATGGTTGGTTTATTGGTTCCAATCCGCGAAGCAGGCGCCTTGTTGCCGCAACTGTTTACTGCCGGTGCGTTACGAAGCATGCCGCAGCGTAAATGGGCATGGGTAGTGGGAAGTTTTGTGCAGGGAGCTTGCGCCATCGGTATGGCGTTAAGTGCGCTATTTCTGGCGCCAGATTTCGCAGGTTGGAGTATTTTAGGTTTGCTGGCAGTTCTGGCTGTGGCGCGTAGTGTCTGTTCGGTTTCTTACAAAGATGTTCTGGGTAAAACGGTTTCAAAATCAATGCGCGGACGCACCACAGGATTAGCTGCGTCGATTGCTGCTGGTGCTGTGATTGCTTATGCCTTGTTATTAAGTTCAGGCTGGCTGGAAAGGCAAATTTTAGTGCTCGGCGGTTTATTAGTTGCTGGCGCTTTATGGATTTTTGCCAGTGTGATGTTTACCAGCTTAGCTGAAGAAAAAGGCGCAACCGAGGGTGGTGGCAATCCGTTAACGGTAGCACGTGAAAATTTATCTTTACTGGTCAGGGATAAGCAATTAGTTCGATTTATTGCGGTGCGAGGGTTGTTGATTGCTACTGCGTTGGCCCCGCCATTTATGGTGACCTTAGGCGGTGAAAGTGGGGTAGCCAACGGGTTAAGTGGTTTAGGTTCCCTGGTGCTAGCCTCGGCATTGGCTAGTTTATTAAGCAGTTACGTGTGGGGTCATTTATCGGATCAATCGAGTCGTAGAGTCTTGATTTATTCTGGGCTTTTTGCGGCCTTGGCGCTGGCTATGACCGCCATATTCGACTGGCAAAATGTATTGCGGGAGTTCATTGTCCTCCCTGCACTACTGTTCATCTTAATGATTGCTTATCATGGCGTCCGATTGGGCCGTTCAACTCATTTAGTGGACATGGCTGATGCTGACAATCGTGCAGCCTATACCGCACTATCAAACACTATTATTGGTCTTTTGTTGTTAGCCGGAGCCGTGTTTAGCGTCATCGCAGAATACTTTGGTTTGCGGGCGGTGATGATTGTAATGACCATCATGTGTTTGTTGTCATCATGGATTGCGGTGGGCTTACAAGAGGTGCAGCAAGAAAAATAA
- a CDS encoding M1 family metallopeptidase: MKTRYLITICLLMILSIYCLPQVVNANNQEQHFEPLKAYPEQPPLGRLPQSVRPTMYWLDLTIDPDKGSFNGIVRINLDIDVETQHIWLHGKDIKAQSIQLLLSDGSTVNGQYVQVDNTGVVKLTFEQAIFPGSAQLQINYETHFNNNLEGLYRINEAGINYVFTHFQPISARLAFPGFDEPAFKVPFNYTIKTRVQNKVFGNSRVTSETAVGDGWKEVRFAQTQPLPTYLVAFAIGDFDVVEWQDIPTTDIRHKTIPLRGIATKGKGDQLNYALENTKGVLINLEQYFEIPFPYEKLDIVAVPEMAFTAMENAGLITYREQLLLLDNNAPLQQKQAYLSTHAHEIAHQWFGNLVTLEWWDDLWLNEAFATWLSYVSNSQTYPEYQFDQMLLSRSLGIMTADSLMNARTIRHDINNNDEVQSAFTGITYIKGGGLLSMLEAFIGKENFRSGIKNYLKKHAFKNANADDFITALGEQSSIKSLTQIKQSFSSFLNQPGIPLLNLKFSCKDTLKPSISITQSRYLPLGSKGSTTQTWDVPACIKYSVNGHQKTLCDIIKQEQQVLVLPEEHCPSFIMPNSNGSGYYRFSLSKDGWQSLLKHSAQLSAEDMMSITNNLEGAINAGKLKFNELIEITPTIIDNNSAAISLQPIYLLSFVYNNIAENKQQKAKLAKLYRSLYGQRLKELGLVNKDTDSINAIQLRTQLISFLSNEGEDKAIRKFLLDMAIAYTGYMGDNKVHPEKADSNVIKTAIKVAVEDLGKPYAQHLRNLLEKAKEGSLRNQILSGLASIKDPEYAAEVRDLILTPSIRDNEIGLLIFDQLSSSETRAPMWKWFKENFEHIKSRTPPSYHADLVIVGQSFCSAPEKEEFISFFRPLVKGNAAAEHKFQRQVEVIELCISQVEFHQKYVDKYLKLQ, encoded by the coding sequence ATGAAAACCAGATATCTAATCACTATCTGTTTATTAATGATCTTGAGTATTTATTGCTTACCGCAGGTTGTTAACGCAAATAACCAAGAGCAACATTTTGAGCCATTAAAAGCATACCCTGAACAACCACCTCTTGGCCGTTTACCACAATCAGTCCGCCCCACTATGTATTGGCTAGACTTAACCATAGACCCAGACAAAGGCAGCTTCAATGGCATTGTTCGTATTAACCTTGATATTGATGTAGAAACACAGCATATTTGGCTTCATGGAAAAGATATAAAAGCACAATCCATCCAATTGCTGCTCTCCGATGGAAGTACTGTTAATGGGCAATATGTGCAGGTTGATAACACAGGGGTAGTTAAACTAACTTTTGAACAAGCAATTTTTCCTGGTAGCGCCCAGCTTCAAATCAATTATGAAACGCATTTTAACAATAATCTTGAGGGACTATACCGAATTAACGAGGCCGGGATAAACTATGTGTTTACACACTTCCAACCCATTTCTGCAAGATTAGCTTTCCCAGGATTTGACGAACCAGCATTCAAAGTTCCTTTTAATTATACAATCAAGACTAGAGTACAGAATAAAGTTTTCGGTAATTCTCGCGTCACTTCTGAAACAGCTGTTGGTGATGGTTGGAAAGAGGTTCGTTTTGCGCAGACCCAACCCTTACCAACATATCTAGTAGCTTTCGCAATTGGTGATTTTGATGTGGTGGAGTGGCAAGATATACCAACTACCGACATCCGACACAAAACCATACCTTTACGAGGAATTGCCACAAAAGGTAAAGGAGACCAATTGAACTATGCGCTAGAAAATACAAAAGGGGTTCTCATCAACCTCGAGCAATACTTCGAGATCCCCTTCCCCTACGAAAAACTTGATATTGTTGCAGTACCAGAAATGGCTTTTACAGCGATGGAAAATGCGGGGTTGATAACTTATCGTGAACAACTTTTACTGCTGGACAATAATGCACCGCTCCAACAAAAGCAAGCTTACCTCTCGACACATGCTCATGAAATAGCCCATCAATGGTTTGGAAACTTAGTAACTTTGGAATGGTGGGATGATCTTTGGCTTAATGAGGCTTTCGCTACTTGGTTGTCTTATGTTTCAAACAGCCAAACTTATCCTGAATATCAGTTTGATCAGATGTTACTTAGCCGCTCTTTAGGTATCATGACCGCCGATAGTTTAATGAATGCACGCACCATCCGCCACGACATCAATAACAATGACGAAGTTCAATCTGCTTTTACTGGGATAACCTATATAAAAGGTGGTGGGTTATTAAGTATGCTAGAGGCATTTATTGGGAAAGAGAACTTTCGTTCAGGCATAAAAAATTATCTCAAGAAACATGCGTTTAAGAATGCTAATGCTGATGACTTTATAACAGCATTAGGAGAACAATCTAGCATAAAATCTTTAACACAAATCAAACAATCTTTTTCTAGCTTTCTTAACCAGCCAGGCATCCCTCTTCTTAACCTCAAGTTTAGCTGTAAAGATACACTAAAACCAAGCATCTCTATAACACAGTCACGCTATCTTCCATTAGGGTCAAAAGGCTCCACCACACAAACATGGGATGTTCCTGCTTGTATCAAATATTCAGTTAATGGTCATCAGAAGACACTGTGCGATATAATAAAACAAGAGCAACAGGTTCTAGTATTGCCAGAAGAACATTGCCCTTCATTTATCATGCCAAATTCGAATGGTTCTGGTTACTATCGTTTTAGTCTTTCAAAAGATGGCTGGCAATCGCTATTAAAGCATAGCGCTCAGCTTAGCGCGGAAGATATGATGTCTATAACGAATAATCTTGAAGGTGCCATAAACGCTGGGAAGCTCAAATTTAACGAGCTTATTGAAATTACTCCAACTATCATTGACAATAATTCGGCAGCTATTAGCTTGCAACCAATTTATCTACTTAGCTTTGTCTATAATAATATAGCTGAGAATAAACAGCAGAAAGCAAAGCTCGCCAAACTTTATCGCAGCCTTTATGGCCAACGTCTCAAAGAGCTTGGTCTTGTCAATAAAGATACCGACTCCATCAACGCTATTCAGCTTCGCACTCAACTAATAAGTTTTTTGTCTAATGAAGGAGAAGATAAAGCCATTAGGAAATTCCTCTTAGATATGGCAATCGCCTATACAGGATATATGGGCGACAACAAAGTTCATCCAGAAAAAGCTGATAGCAATGTCATAAAAACTGCCATTAAAGTCGCTGTAGAGGACCTCGGAAAACCTTACGCACAACATTTAAGGAATCTTCTTGAGAAAGCAAAAGAGGGATCTTTACGTAATCAAATACTTAGCGGCTTGGCATCTATAAAAGACCCAGAGTACGCAGCTGAAGTTAGAGACTTAATATTAACCCCATCTATTCGTGATAATGAAATTGGGTTACTGATCTTTGACCAACTAAGCAGCAGTGAAACACGCGCACCTATGTGGAAATGGTTTAAAGAGAATTTTGAGCACATCAAATCTAGAACCCCCCCTTCCTATCATGCTGATTTGGTTATTGTAGGCCAGTCATTCTGTTCTGCTCCTGAAAAAGAAGAGTTTATTTCATTCTTTCGACCGTTAGTAAAAGGTAATGCTGCAGCAGAGCATAAATTTCAACGACAAGTTGAAGTGATTGAACTATGTATTTCACAAGTTGAATTTCATCAAAAATACGTCGACAAATACCTCAAATTGCAGTAG
- a CDS encoding phosphoribosylaminoimidazolesuccinocarboxamide synthase yields the protein MSLAQKVLAVNNDLPIRTNQPVHSGKVRSVYWLTEEDSKRLIQERGYNVAADAPLAIMVISDRISAFDAIWHGEDGLNGVPGKGAALNAISNHWFKLFRENGLADSHILEIPHPFVWIVQKARPVMIEAIARQYITGSMWRAYAKGEREFCGIRIPDGLQKDQKLDELLITPSTKGILKGIPGVPEADDVNITRQNIDDNYQAFNFNSKDDIDLYEKLLKEGFDVISSELEKLDQMFVDTKFEFGYVTDKDGNEKLIYMDEVGTPDSSRIWDGKAFREDGKVVENSKEGFRQFLLNHFEDSDILLNKDRMDERQALARDNALPIDALMDVSRTYIGIAEKITGKKIELSDNPKAEIIQILKDEFKLVD from the coding sequence ATGAGCCTTGCACAAAAAGTTTTAGCCGTTAATAACGACCTCCCCATTCGTACAAACCAACCTGTCCATAGCGGAAAAGTTCGCTCCGTTTATTGGCTCACAGAAGAAGACAGCAAGCGTCTGATTCAAGAACGTGGTTATAACGTAGCAGCTGACGCGCCATTGGCCATTATGGTAATCAGCGATCGTATCTCTGCCTTCGATGCCATCTGGCACGGTGAAGACGGTTTGAATGGCGTTCCCGGTAAAGGCGCTGCGCTAAACGCTATCTCTAACCACTGGTTCAAATTATTCCGTGAAAACGGTTTGGCCGACAGCCATATTCTGGAAATTCCCCATCCTTTCGTCTGGATCGTACAAAAAGCCCGTCCAGTGATGATTGAAGCGATTGCCCGCCAATACATCACAGGTTCCATGTGGCGCGCCTACGCCAAAGGCGAGCGTGAATTCTGCGGAATCCGTATCCCGGACGGCCTACAGAAAGACCAGAAACTTGATGAGTTGTTAATCACACCATCAACCAAAGGTATCTTGAAAGGTATTCCAGGCGTACCAGAAGCAGACGACGTCAACATCACGCGTCAAAACATCGACGATAATTATCAAGCCTTTAACTTCAACAGCAAAGACGACATCGACTTGTACGAAAAATTGCTCAAAGAAGGCTTCGACGTCATCAGCAGCGAGCTGGAAAAATTAGACCAGATGTTCGTCGATACCAAATTTGAATTTGGTTATGTCACCGACAAAGACGGTAACGAAAAATTGATCTACATGGATGAAGTCGGCACCCCAGACTCATCACGCATCTGGGACGGTAAAGCATTCCGCGAAGATGGCAAAGTGGTCGAAAACTCAAAAGAAGGCTTCCGCCAATTCTTATTGAACCACTTCGAAGACTCAGACATCCTGCTCAACAAAGATCGCATGGACGAACGCCAGGCGCTAGCCCGCGACAACGCCCTGCCAATTGACGCACTGATGGATGTTTCCAGAACCTACATCGGTATCGCAGAAAAAATTACCGGCAAGAAAATTGAATTGTCTGATAATCCAAAAGCAGAAATTATTCAGATCTTAAAAGACGAGTTTAAACTGGTTGATTAA